The following is a genomic window from Paenibacillus sp. FSL R5-0766.
GTACAAACGCTACAGGAACACCGGCTCCGAGTCCAAGGCTATACTTGCTTTCATTTGCCAAACAAGATGCGAAAAAACAGATGCCATTGATGGCGTAATACATCAGAAGGGCGTAAAGATTAAGCCAAATGAAATTGTTAATATCCATAAGCCCCGGAAACATGATAGATGATACAGCAAGAGTTAGTACCGTAATCCAGCAAAAGATCACTGTTATTGAAATCAGACTGTAAACCGCTTGGGTAACAGCAATGCGTTTTCTTGAGTTGGACGTTGAAAGCAGATAGGACATACTTCCTTTATCAACATGAGCGGCTATTATTCGGTGGTTCGTAATGATGGAAACAATCATGGGGAACAAATAGAGAAGAAGACTGTAAAGTGTTCCGGAAAGAAAGGTGAGCAAAGTGGTTCCAACGTTCATTCCCATAGCATTGATGAGCTCAGGAGGAAGCATGTTCAACATTTCTTTTAGTGCATCGACGCTATCCGGATCGAACATACCTATCAGCATAATGGAGTAAAAAGAATAAATGGCTACAATAAGAAACCAAATGAACCGATTGGCCCGCATGTTTGCTTTAAATAATGCCCAAGACATATTAAATGTGCTCCTTCCCATAAAAGTCCATGAAAATTTGCTCAAGCGTTTGGGGAGGGCACTCCATATCAATAACCTTACACTGGGAGAGTACCCTGAGCACTTGGTCATATCCATCCGTAATCTTAATCTCTACACGTAAGTGACCTAATTCAGTATATAGGAGTCCGTTATTTTGAAGGACCTTCATATCCTCCGCATGCGCCAGAGTGACTACAACGCTCTTCGGCAGTGTCCTTTTTAGCGAGTTTATGTTCTCCACGGTTACGATTGACCCTTCTCGTATGATGCCTACACGTTCACAAGTGTGATCGACTTCATCAAAGAGATGGGAAGACATGAGTATCGTTTTGCCCCGGTTTCTTTCCTCAATGATCAGTTCCACAAATCTTCTCTGCATCAGCGGATCCAGCCCGCTTGTAGGTTCATCAAGGATAAGCACTGCAGGGTCGTGCATAAAAGCGGCGATCAACCCTACTTTTTGTTTCATCCCCTTGGACATTTTGCGGATCTTCCGACCTGAATCCAACTCGAATCGGTTGATTAATTGATCACGCCGGGATTTATCGTCACGTCCTCTTAAATCATCAATAAATTCCAAAAAATGCATGCCTGTCATGTTATCGTAAAATGCGATCTCACCAGGCACATAACCCAAATTCTTCTGTATTTGTGCTGCTTCCCTTCTGCAGTCTAAACCGTTGATACTTGATTTCCCGCTGGAGGGGTTCACAAAACCCATCAGATGACGTAGAGTGGTTGTTTTTCCGGCTCCATTGGGCCCAAGAAATCCAAAGACCTCTCCTTCTTCAACGTCAAAACTTACATCCCGAATTCCCTTGCCATTCGAATAGATCTTGGTTAAAGAGTGGACCTTGATCATTGATCTCAACCTCCATGGATAATTATGTAACATATATCACCTAAGTTACATAATATTACTGACTTGAATAGAAGTCAATAAAAATATAACATAGAGGTATATTGTTACATAATTCACGGAGGATAGGATGGTAGGTTTCATGAATGGCTTCGAAAAACGCAGAGAACAGAAAAAAAAGCAAATCCTGCAGTCGCTAATCGATATGATCATGACTCGAAATTTTAAAGAAATCGGTGTAAGGGAGATCGCGCAACATGCTGGTGTTTCTCCTGCATCCATATATAACTTTTTTGGAAGCAAAGAAGAATTGGCCAAGGAGATTTTTTACCATCAAATAGAGGAGTCGGGAAAGGAATTCAGTCTTGTAATGAACTCCGATATTCCTTTTGAAGATAAGATGAGTAAAATGTATGAGGTATCCGTTAACAATCAAGAGACGTTGAATAGTGAGGGCATTAAGAATTTTATGTTCGAAGATCCAGCATTCAAAGAGCATGTTGAGGATTATGCCAGAAACGTTGTCATTCCTGAGCTTATGAAGCTGATCGAACAAGGCAAAGCCGAGGGGAAAATAAAAGGAGGCGTATCGGCAGAAGCCATCATGATTTTTATGAATGGGATCATGACCATGTTGAGCGAACCATCTTTTGTAGAAAAACTCAATGTAAATGTGCGAAAAGACTTGGGCAAGCTGTTTCTTTACGGAATTCTGGGTAAGAGGGAAGAAGAAGACTATTGATCACAATACACCCTCGTTTAGGAAGTCGCCTATATGGCGGCTTTTTTTGATGTACATCACAATATCGACACAAAAATGTTGCGTCTATAGCCTAATTGAGCTATATGGAATAAATATCATTTTAAGTACACTGTGATCAGGATTGTGATAACGCTTCATTTATTACGTTGCTTCAATGGATGAGGAACATGGAGAGTTGATTTTAAGTGGAATGGAGGGATGGTGTGTACAACCAACGTATACATGGGATTAACGCAAGACTCGTTGAATGCATTGCCACAGCAATAAGTAACTGTAACAAGAAGCCAGAATTGCGCGTGAAGATTCATGGGTAATCCTCGGGCAGGATTGGGTGCATTCGACAGTTGTAAGAAGAGTCGGGTTACGAGTGTAATTTTTCTAATCGGAATGATGATGCTCCTACTATCTCTTCCGCACGGTGCAATCATGGCCTCCTCCGAACATCGTGAGCTCATTCCCCTTCAGCCTATGATTGACCGTTCTACACCTGGAGAAGTCATTAAACTTGCATCAGGTCGTTATTCTGGACCGGTGACGATTGACAAAAACATCACCATTCAGGGTGATCCTACGGTCATCGTTGTTAATGCGGAAGCCACCTCTACGATAATGATTCGCTCGGATGGGGTGAAATTGAGCGGTTTTACAATTGAACATGATACGAATGAACAGACTGCAGCGATTCAGGTTGAAGGGAAAAACAATGAAATTACGGATATGCATATTCAGACCCAGGGGTATGGGATGATTATCCGGAATTCGAGTCATGCAACGATTCAACGGAACAACATTACTTGGATGGGGGCTGATTCTGCTTCCAGTGGCCAGAAGGGCAATGGCATTGATCTGTACAACTCCCATGATAGCTACATTGAAGCCAATGAGATCACTGGCATGAGGGATGGAATCTATCTGGAGAACAGTCGAAAGTCTACCGTGCAAAATAACAGGCTGTTACATACAAGGTATGGCATCCACTGTATGTACATTGACGGCTCTTCTGTCATGGACAATACCGGAGAGGAGAACATGACAGGTGCCATGATTATGGGTGTCAAGAATACGGTCATATCGGGGAATTCCTTTCGCAAACAAAGTACCAATGTTCACTCCCAAGGGATTCTGTTGTATGACGTACATCAATCTTCTGTTCACAACAATGTAGTGGAGGGTAATCGTGTTGGCATGAATATTGCAGAATCCTCAGGCAATGAGATCCATGACAATGCGGTGCTTCGGAATTTTGTTGGCATACAACTTGTTCTGGCAGAAGCTAATGAGTTTACACGTAACCGATTGGTATCCAATGTCATTGAGGCTTCCGCGCTGGATAGTCCCAATAATGTCCTGATGGAGAATTACTGGGACTCCTTTCAGGGGCTTGATCTGAATCAGGATGGAATCAGTGAAATTTCCTATGCGATCAATCCTTTTTATGAGCAACTGGTCAGTCGAAATTCTGCGTATCAGCTCTTTTTCCAATCACCGGGTATGGTCTTTCTGAGTGACTTGTTTACAGAAGGCAGAGAACAATGGACTACCGACAAATCGCCACGAATGAGCATGGATACGGAATCTGATCTGAACATGTCAGTGGAAAGTGCTACAGGTTCCAAGATGGTGTGGATGTTCGGGTTAGTTCTGTTGGGTATGGCAACTTTTATAATCATCTATATGGGGGTATTACGAAAATGAACAAAGGCTTGAACAGAAGATGGACATTGGTCATGGTACTTATGTTTGGCATGGTATTGTTAACCGCTTGCGGAACAAAATATGCGGCATTGCCGATCAATGAGGACGTGGATATCTGTGCGATCTGTAAAATGCAGGTGAAGGACGACGCATATGCAACACAGCTCACTACGAAAGACGGCCAAAATTACAAGTTCGATGACATCGGCTGCATGAACCAGTGGAAAACAGAAAATGGCACAGATAACATCGGCATGGACTATGTACGTGATTACAATGACAAGGAATGGATTGAATACAGCAAAGCCACGTATGTATACGACGCTTCATTGCGTACACCTATGGCCTATGGAATTCTTAATTTTAAGGACAAGCCCTCGGCTGAAGCTTTCATTGCAGAGCAAGGTGTTGGAACCATTATGACCGCTAAGGATCTTGCCTCCCATGACTGGAAACAGAACACAGAGAATATGGACATGATGGGTGAACATGGGCATAGTGAGCACGGACATGGTGAAGAAGGAGATGGTAATGAGATGCATCAGGAAAGTGAGATGAAAGAAGAGTCAGGCCACTAAGTATGACAATAGAAAATGGTGATTAATGATGTCAGATATGATACAGATTGCAAGACGAGAAGTGAAAATGGGATTTCGCAATCCTTGGGCGTATTCGTTTCTGATCCTTTTTTGCACCTTTAGCTTAAGCTTGTTACTTCTGAATTCGCAGAATCAAGTTGAAGGATATTCAGGCACCACAGGTTCCATGTTGAATCTCATTCTCTACCTTTTGCCATTAATGACGTTATTCCTCGGTTCCTTCTCACTAACATCCGAAAAGGAAGACGGTAGCTGGCAACTGCTATCCACGTATCCCATCGGCACGATGTCTTTTATTGTGGGCAAGTATCTTGGGCTGTCGATTGTTTTAATTACCATTGTTGCGTTTGGATATGGCCTGATGGGGGTCATTAGCGGAGTAATCGGAAATCCACTGGATGCCATGACATATCTTCTCTTTCTGGCATTTTCCTGTGGACTGGTGTTGTTATTCCTGACGTTGGCGCTATTTATCGGTTCGTTGTCGCGCAATCGGTGGCAGGCGTTAACCATATCCGTGACCGTATGGTTCTTCGCAGTCATTGGATGGCCGACCTTATTGCTCTCTGTGCTGGGACTGATGCCTTATCTATGGGTGAAGCCGCTACTGATTATACTAACGCTCATTAATCCGGCCGAGCTGGTGCGATTGTTTGTAGTTATTAAACTGGGAGGCGGCTCCATTCTGGGACCAGAATATTATCGATGGGTGGAGTGGGTGCAGCAACCAAGTGGCAGTTGGATCTTCATCGGGATATGCCTATTCTGGATTGCTTTCTCTGTCCTGGCGGTATATGCGATCTGGGAGAGGGGGCGTTCTCATGGATAAAGTGGGACTCGAAGTGATGGAATTGTGTAAATCCATTAAAAAGCAACCCATTGTTCAGGATATCTCCTTTCGCATAACTTCAGGCCAAGTGCTTGCCCTCTGTGGAGGGAATGGCGCAGGGAAGAGCACAGTGCTGCGTATGATCGCCGGAATTCTTCGGCCTACCTCCGGTGAGGTTGTGGTGAACAATGTGCGATGGTTGAAGGAGCGCAACCGTTATTCACAGCAGATTGGATATATGCCGGACGATTATCAATTTAATCAAGGACTGAGTGCGGAGGAAATGCTTCTGTTCTGGGCTTCTCTGAGGAAAGTTCCCAAGGAGAGAGTACAGGAAGTACTGACCATGGTAGGTTTGGAGGAAAAAAAGAAAAACCGGGTTACGACCTTCTCCAAAGGCATGCGCCAACGTGTGTTATTCGCCCAGGCTGTGCTGTCGAAACCTCCACTGCT
Proteins encoded in this region:
- a CDS encoding ABC transporter permease, coding for MSDMIQIARREVKMGFRNPWAYSFLILFCTFSLSLLLLNSQNQVEGYSGTTGSMLNLILYLLPLMTLFLGSFSLTSEKEDGSWQLLSTYPIGTMSFIVGKYLGLSIVLITIVAFGYGLMGVISGVIGNPLDAMTYLLFLAFSCGLVLLFLTLALFIGSLSRNRWQALTISVTVWFFAVIGWPTLLLSVLGLMPYLWVKPLLIILTLINPAELVRLFVVIKLGGGSILGPEYYRWVEWVQQPSGSWIFIGICLFWIAFSVLAVYAIWERGRSHG
- a CDS encoding TetR/AcrR family transcriptional regulator, translating into MNGFEKRREQKKKQILQSLIDMIMTRNFKEIGVREIAQHAGVSPASIYNFFGSKEELAKEIFYHQIEESGKEFSLVMNSDIPFEDKMSKMYEVSVNNQETLNSEGIKNFMFEDPAFKEHVEDYARNVVIPELMKLIEQGKAEGKIKGGVSAEAIMIFMNGIMTMLSEPSFVEKLNVNVRKDLGKLFLYGILGKREEEDY
- a CDS encoding nitrous oxide reductase accessory protein NosL; amino-acid sequence: MNKGLNRRWTLVMVLMFGMVLLTACGTKYAALPINEDVDICAICKMQVKDDAYATQLTTKDGQNYKFDDIGCMNQWKTENGTDNIGMDYVRDYNDKEWIEYSKATYVYDASLRTPMAYGILNFKDKPSAEAFIAEQGVGTIMTAKDLASHDWKQNTENMDMMGEHGHSEHGHGEEGDGNEMHQESEMKEESGH
- a CDS encoding ABC transporter permease subunit: MSWALFKANMRANRFIWFLIVAIYSFYSIMLIGMFDPDSVDALKEMLNMLPPELINAMGMNVGTTLLTFLSGTLYSLLLYLFPMIVSIITNHRIIAAHVDKGSMSYLLSTSNSRKRIAVTQAVYSLISITVIFCWITVLTLAVSSIMFPGLMDINNFIWLNLYALLMYYAINGICFFASCLANESKYSLGLGAGVPVAFVLLQMLGDSGETLSWIGNMSLYSLFDPVRLFAGDSFAYVGMAVFASLAALLYAAGIIIFDKKDLPI
- a CDS encoding ABC transporter ATP-binding protein, whose product is MDKVGLEVMELCKSIKKQPIVQDISFRITSGQVLALCGGNGAGKSTVLRMIAGILRPTSGEVVVNNVRWLKERNRYSQQIGYMPDDYQFNQGLSAEEMLLFWASLRKVPKERVQEVLTMVGLEEKKKNRVTTFSKGMRQRVLFAQAVLSKPPLLIMDEPTNGLDPFWMQELTQLLKGIKQEGHMVVFSTHQLEIADDIADQVIFMNHGRNVGEGSTHDFCDQFGSLHAAFHQSLGLK
- a CDS encoding ABC transporter ATP-binding protein, translating into MIKVHSLTKIYSNGKGIRDVSFDVEEGEVFGFLGPNGAGKTTTLRHLMGFVNPSSGKSSINGLDCRREAAQIQKNLGYVPGEIAFYDNMTGMHFLEFIDDLRGRDDKSRRDQLINRFELDSGRKIRKMSKGMKQKVGLIAAFMHDPAVLILDEPTSGLDPLMQRRFVELIIEERNRGKTILMSSHLFDEVDHTCERVGIIREGSIVTVENINSLKRTLPKSVVVTLAHAEDMKVLQNNGLLYTELGHLRVEIKITDGYDQVLRVLSQCKVIDMECPPQTLEQIFMDFYGKEHI
- a CDS encoding NosD domain-containing protein, whose protein sequence is MMMLLLSLPHGAIMASSEHRELIPLQPMIDRSTPGEVIKLASGRYSGPVTIDKNITIQGDPTVIVVNAEATSTIMIRSDGVKLSGFTIEHDTNEQTAAIQVEGKNNEITDMHIQTQGYGMIIRNSSHATIQRNNITWMGADSASSGQKGNGIDLYNSHDSYIEANEITGMRDGIYLENSRKSTVQNNRLLHTRYGIHCMYIDGSSVMDNTGEENMTGAMIMGVKNTVISGNSFRKQSTNVHSQGILLYDVHQSSVHNNVVEGNRVGMNIAESSGNEIHDNAVLRNFVGIQLVLAEANEFTRNRLVSNVIEASALDSPNNVLMENYWDSFQGLDLNQDGISEISYAINPFYEQLVSRNSAYQLFFQSPGMVFLSDLFTEGREQWTTDKSPRMSMDTESDLNMSVESATGSKMVWMFGLVLLGMATFIIIYMGVLRK